The Hordeum vulgare subsp. vulgare chromosome 7H, MorexV3_pseudomolecules_assembly, whole genome shotgun sequence DNA window GACGCTGCATGCGCGTGGACACGCAGGAGATGCTGATTTAGTTCTCAAAGCGGCACCTCTCTCTCTTCCGCTCTCCCTCGGTgcctccctcccttcctcccctcccccctctctctctctgtctctctctccctcggcccctctctcttcctctctctatctctctctctctccctccctccctccctctctctcactctctctctctggcGGCGACCACAACAGCTGGAAGGCCAACATCAATGGCAGGCTCTGGAGTCTAGATGGTGACCACCGGTAGATTGCATAAATTCAAGGTTATTCTTCAATTTTTGACTGACTGGATCGATTTCGATTAGGGATTCAAGGGTTTTCAAACACTCGGGGTACGAATTTCACTAGTGCGGGTTGAACAAACCTTACATCTATTCATCGACACTTTAAATAGAGCCTAGGCTCGACGGGGTTTAAGGCACATGGCTTGGAGGCACACCGAGCACCCTGTTGGTCGAGCGTAAATCAAATGTAAATGCTTGTAGTCATCCACCTCGTTAGAGTGGAGTGTGGTTGTCAAACGATGCATCGTCCTTGATTGGACCACAACTTCATATGTGTATGTTCAATGCATACTGAGATGCTCGGCATGGGAGGCAATGACAAGGAGGGCAAGGAGGCCGCCTCAtacaagaaggggaaggcggtggtGGAGATCGGAAGTTCCCCGGACAGGGTTAACAAATATGACCATTACCATCTAGTTAAGCAAGATCATCTTTGGACCTAAATTGGAGCATTTTTTATGCCCCCACCTTCAGCGAGCACCTCGTCCCCATCCTAATGGAGGTCACACTGACGACGAACAACTGTTGCACTTGGAAGGTCATGGCTCGGATGATCGTCGATAGGCTCACCCTTAGTAAGGGTTGGGCCAATTTTTGTGTTGCTCCAGAGGTCAGGATCGGGTGCCTCTCACTTTAAAGCCGGCGAGTCACGCGAACTTGAAGGTGACCGTCTTCACTGACGAGGGCGTTGATGTGGTGGCCAAGTGCGAGCCGCACCACAAAGCACTTGACATGGATTTTGCGGGTGCTTAGGTTGTTATCCCTGCTTTGTTTGAAGATTTGTGGTATTGCTATGATAGTACTCTTATGAACCTGCTTGCTAGTACTGTTATAACGAAGTATGGTTATGGTTTATATCGTGCTAACGGTTTATGATGTGATTGTTATGCCGATCGATGTGTATGAGTGTGTGCCGGTAACCTCACCACTCTAACTGTTCGCATCAAGTGCAATAAATTACAATCACAGTGTTCATGAAGAATTGTGCCTATTCTGATTGAAGGTCCTTTtggatttcctttttctttgcagGGTAGGTCCCCGTTTGGATGATATGAGGCCAATCATACTGTTGAAATTCAACCAGCAATAAATCCCAAGGACCATCGCGGGCCAGGAAAGGGTAGGGCCCTGTAATGGAACAACGCAATGCAGTTGCCGTTGCTGGGTCCATTAGTTCAGTACTGCACATTCATCATCTCCAGCCAATCAAGTACATATATTTCTGTATATTGTGGTTCCAAATATTCGAGGAAAACTCACTTTGGCATCAATGGAACTCGTATACTGTACGTAGGACGAAAGGGCCCATATGCGCCCGTGCTTTCAGCAACCATTAAACTGTCTCCGGTATTGGAATCGTGAAGGGCACACTTAATTAGGTGCCGACAATCAAAGTGATCCCTTGGGTCCCCAAAATTATTTTTGATTAGCCTGAAATCTCAAACTTAATTGAGTCTAGTACGATGTTGTGTGAAATCTACCTATTCTATTATTCTTTGCTGGATTATCAATAAGACAGAGACTAACAAAAAAAATTACACTTAACCAGTAAGTTTGTATCAATTGAAATGTGATACTTTATTTTATTAAACCGGAAGCCAGGTTCAGTATTTATTTACCTCTCTTATAGATGTTGTATGTATCAACTAGGGTTTTGATATTTCACGAGCGACCAGAAAAACATTATTTCAAAGTTCCATCTAATAAAAACATTGAGATTCAAACCGTAAATAATATGGAGAACCATGCAAGTACCAAAGGATACAAATAAACTCATTGAAATGTAATGGTGCGGACTAAGAACAAATTATTTGTAAGTCAACCGAGAaataagagggtgcttggatacgttttagtcccatgactaaaagtaatgagactaaaacttgctagcctcatccatgcttggatccaagtactaaagagacaaaaatcaagttaatgagcatttattattcttcaaaccctccaatccagaacttgcatggggagttaaatgaggagagagaggactaatgcacattttagtagggataCCCTTGACTAAaaaattttagcctcaagactagttttagcctctctttagtgagagatgcttggaactttagcctcttaaagagactagttttaatcagactagttttattctcttggatccaagcaccctctaaacaCACCCGTTCAACATCATATACCTACCTCTCTCAATAAAAGTACAGGGTCAAGTATGAAGATAAAGCAAAATAAGACAATCTAGGTACTTTGCATATATGCATGGGGACATTAATTATTGTTTGTCCATCAAAAGGAAGCTTCTACGACGAAAATAAAGTAAAATAAAATATACTAGCCTTTGGTAGGTATATGTCACTCTTTTACCTACAATTTTGATACTCTCTTACATGCAAATCACAGACCCTTTGGAGAGGATATCGGATACTTTCTTTACGATGTTTTCGTGCTACCCAAAAAAGGTACAATAAAATATGATTTCTTACATATGACTTTACTACTCCTATGCCCCAAAATTTATTTTTAAAGATGATACACTTTAATAAGGAACAAAAACGGCAAATGGTACTATTTACAGTCGGATTATTCCTTCTTGTTTCTTGATATGTGACAAATTCGATGTTGAAATTTTACATCATGGTACATGCATCTTGTACTATAAAAAGTTGACTTCTTGACTGTCTACTACAAAAGAGTTTGCCCAGTCCAGTTAGAGaggaacgatgatgacgacgcgcCTTCAGCTCGCTCCAGTGCTTATAGTCAACGGTAGGTGGTTCATGTACCTTGTTCTAATTCTTATTACTTTTTGTGTTCTCTTTAGAATCATTATTGGTTATGAATAGATCAGAAATTTCTCTTGTGAATAAAAATATCAATTTTTGTAGAAGAACCAATTTAATTattattatgtttttgttgtgaggAACCACGGGATATTTTCTCACACACTTTGGCTGAGTGTCAAAATTGTACGTCAGCTCCGGGTGAATTCATCACTATCCCCACCATGCATGGCTGCAAAATGCATGGCGCTATCACAAAATCCTCTCGTCCATCTATCCATGCATATAATACCATTATAGAGGCAGAATAATTCGCTCCCGGTGAGCGCATAAAAACGGCACATCTATGCCTGCGTCACCAATCAATTATTTCCTCACGCCGGTTACGCGCGCGAGTGCGTGCGTGCGTGACACACGTGTGATGATGGACCGTCCCATGAATAATATTCTCCCCAGGGCTAGCGGTAAATACTGTACAAATTAGAACGCCAGACAGAGAGAGCTAAAAGCTATGGACAAGAGACAAAACCAAGATCGGCCGAGATTTTTACACCATCGTTCGACCGCGACAAGACGATAAAAGTATGATCGTACGTGTGGCACGAGGCTGTACAATATTTCAACACGGGAGGTAACGAAAGTAGTGCCTGATGGTCCGCCTTCACATCgacctctccctttttttttccctTCTCGAATTTGCACCAGGTACCGACACAAGAAACAGCTGGTGAAGGCAAGAAACTACGGGCCTTTTCGTTTCCCAACTGTTTTCCTCTTGTCGCCACACACGATCGGGGTCTAGACAATGATCCGTCGATCTCCATCCGTCCCTGGCACGCACACGCATGATGTTTATTTGTTGATCCATCTACCTCCAACCGTGTCCAATATCATGCGCACCCTCAGAATTATTGGGGCGCATGATGTTAATTTGTCAATCGTACGCAAAAATGCATGCAGTGGTCATATTTTCgtggtatatataatttttttcacCAGTAACATTTGCGTTTTATTCATAGTTTGTGGACACCACCTCCATCATTGGACAATGGGATGCACAACCTAAAAATTATTGGAGCATAATTTGTCAATCGATCGCAATAGCGCAGTGATCACATTTTGATGGTTGATCTTTTTCACGGGTAAACCTTGCGATCTATTAATAGTTTGTCGGACACCTCGATCCACCCTTGTCCAATCGATCGGTTCCCCACCCTATAAATTATTATTGGAACGCATGATGTTAATTTTTCTACAATCGATGAACCGATCACAATAATGCACAAGATGATCACACCTTTATGGCTGATTGAAAGGGCTTTCATAGCATATACTGTACCATGTATATAAGCTATAGGCACACGTACTGTGATGATTAATTAACAATACATATATTTACTCTTGTCTCCTACCACACGCGGTCCTTCCTCAGTTGTGTAATTTGATCCTTCACATGAAGATCAGCTCTCCGGCCGGTCTCATGAGTCTCACTCTCACGTCGCTTTGATGTTGTCTCCTCCCTAGCTAGGAATTATTCACGTACGTACAATACCGGCCATGCACGCACGCATGCATGTACGTAGAGAGATCGATCGGTCGAGTCAGTGCTACTAGTGCGCGTagtacgtgcatgcatgcatgcggcaCGACGTACGTCTCCCGCACTAAAAACACTCTTGACAAATTGTTCAATTAACCACCGCCGTACCCGTACGTTTTCAGTTCATCGTCGTCAAGTCCGCGTGGAGCGACGACGCGGACCGCGCCAGGCTCCACAGGTCGCCGTCCCCGGCGCCGGTGACGGTGGCGCCGCCGTGCCCGTCCACGAAGAAGGACGCCATGCCGCCGTTCTTGCTGGCCGACGCGACGTCGGAGTCGGAGAGGCCGTTGATCAGCTCGTACGAGGTCGCGAGCCGGTCGAGCGTGTCCCAGTCGGTGCCGATGCTATTGTTGTTCCCCGAGCCGCCCCCGCCGTACTCGGTCGGCGGCTGCAGGAGCCCGCCGGAGACGACGTGCTCGAGCGGCGGGAGCTTCATGAACCGCTCGTACAGGGTGCCGTTCGGGCACCCGGTGTTGTTGATCAGGTGGTCAAGCCCCGAGCTGGGCGCAGGCTTGGTCTCCTGCTTGCACGGCGTCGGGGGCGAGCGGCCATGCATGTAGTGGCTGAGGATGTGGTCGAGCGCGTCGTCGCTGGCGGAGTAGTGCAGCAGCTGGTGCTGCTGGTGCTCCTGCTGCTGCGCCGCCTTGATGTGGCTGCTGATGGTGGTCACCGTCGACGAGCAGTTGCTCTGGCTGCGCTCCATgggggcggcgccggcgccggacAGCTTGTTggacgccgcgccgccgccgttctggccTTGGCTCACGACGATGTTCTTCTTCTTGAACACCCTGCAGATGACCCACCCGTCCTCCTGCGCCGATGACTGGTCCCCGGCGACGCCACGAATCTGCTCAGGCGCACAATGATTCTGATGAGATCGATAATATTGGGCCGGCGCGGTACGTTCGTACAAGAAGTCTAGAAGAGAGCACACAAGTCAATCGAATAATCAAGTGGCGTGGAGACATCCTTGAACGTCGCATGCATGCAATTATTTTTGGTAATTTAGATTAGTCTTGTCTAGCGTGTCTCATGCTGATGCAAGCGTGTTGCTGAATCT harbors:
- the LOC123412641 gene encoding NAC domain-containing protein 66-like; this encodes MSISVNGQSVVPPGFRFHPTEEELLTYYLAKKVASQRIDLDVIPDVDLNKLEPWDIQERCRIGTGPQNDWYLFSHKDKKYPTGTRTNRATAAGFWKATGRDKAIYSAAGSGRIGMRKTLVFYKGRAPHGHKSDWIMHEYRLDDAVAIPSNPANPGAGAYYSGASSPIRGVAGDQSSAQEDGWVICRVFKKKNIVVSQGQNGGGAASNKLSGAGAAPMERSQSNCSSTVTTISSHIKAAQQQEHQQHQLLHYSASDDALDHILSHYMHGRSPPTPCKQETKPAPSSGLDHLINNTGCPNGTLYERFMKLPPLEHVVSGGLLQPPTEYGGGGSGNNNSIGTDWDTLDRLATSYELINGLSDSDVASASKNGGMASFFVDGHGGATVTGAGDGDLWSLARSASSLHADLTTMN